The Punica granatum isolate Tunisia-2019 chromosome 4, ASM765513v2, whole genome shotgun sequence genome has a window encoding:
- the LOC116203712 gene encoding F-box protein SKIP31-like isoform X1, which translates to MMLSNDEESLAQFLESEILSEDAGEADEPEAKRPRLGLGGGGGNGAGSSADNDESNSSRNRTVVPKRIDSGVFSKLPPELFPHILKFLPSEDLMSCSMVCKFLNSAASDESLWRRLYCIRWGLLSSENKMRQCAWKKLYIQRDEEDMIELVRNCQSEFKEYYIQMQAAKRSQAPLPSQVNDDRIILDKTVADQVSMWKTSKGFTDKVVLNHACSGETCSYNRIGDVYVCEKTGHVHVCDETCRELVMDPANELLVCTISGHCFDRLLSPAEMEPDNFQDQQTGGVTDEAEPFMGSGRFARAYLLGYNCTDEKELDAVLRFC; encoded by the exons ATGATGCTGAGCAACGATGAAGAGAGCTTGGCTCAGTTCCTCGAATCCGAGATCCTCTCGGAG GATGCTGGAGAAGCAGATGAGCCGGAAGCGAAACGGCCTCGCTTAGGAttaggaggaggaggaggaaatgGTGCCGGCAGCAGTGCAGACAACGACGAGAGCAACAGCAGCAGGAACCGGACGGTGGTGCCGAAGAGGATAGATTCTGGGGTCTTTAGCAAATTGCCTCCTGAACTCTTCCCTCACATCCTCAAATTCCTTCCTTCTGAG GATCTTATGTCGTGCTCGATGGTCTGCAAATTCCTGAATTCTGCAGCATCTGATGAATCCCTATGGCGTCGCCT CTATTGTATTCGGTGGGGTCTATTATCCTCGGAAAATAAGATGCGACAATGTGCATGGAAGAAGCTATACATTCAG CGCGATGAAGAAGACATGATAGAACTTGTGAGGAACTGCCAGTCCGAGTTTAAGGAGTACTACATTCAAATGCAGGCGGCAAAGAGGAGCCAAGCGCCCCTTCCTTCGCAG GTAAATGATGACAGGATAATCCTAGACAAGACCGTGGCAGATCAGGTCTCTATGTGGAAAACCAGCAAAGGTTTCACTGATAAAGTGGTCTTAAATCATGCTTGTTCTGGTGAAACATGCTCTTACAACCGAATTGGAGACGTGTATGTATGTGAGAAGACTGGACATGTTCATG TATGTGATGAAACATGCAGAGAACTTGTTATGGATCCTGCCAATGAGCTGTTGGTCTGTACTATATCGGGTCACTGTTTTGACCGATTACTATCACCTGCTGAAATGGAACCAGATAAC TTTCAGGATCAGCAAACAGGTGGTGTGACAGACGAAGCTGAGCCCTTCATGGGATCTGGTCGTTTCG CACGAGCATATCTCTTGGGATACAACTGCACTGATGAAAAGGAGTTGGATGCCGTCCTGAGGTTTTGCTGA
- the LOC116203712 gene encoding F-box protein SKIP31-like isoform X2 gives MMLSNDEESLAQFLESEILSEDAGEADEPEAKRPRLGLGGGGGNGAGSSADNDESNSSRNRTVVPKRIDSGVFSKLPPELFPHILKFLPSEDLMSCSMVCKFLNSAASDESLWRRLYCIRWGLLSSENKMRQCAWKKLYIQRDEEDMIELVRNCQSEFKEYYIQMQAAKRSQAPLPSQVNDDRIILDKTVADQVSMWKTSKGFTDKVVLNHACSGETCSYNRIGDVYVCEKTGHVHVCDETCRELVMDPANELLVCTISGHCFDRLLSPAEMEPDNDQQTGGVTDEAEPFMGSGRFARAYLLGYNCTDEKELDAVLRFC, from the exons ATGATGCTGAGCAACGATGAAGAGAGCTTGGCTCAGTTCCTCGAATCCGAGATCCTCTCGGAG GATGCTGGAGAAGCAGATGAGCCGGAAGCGAAACGGCCTCGCTTAGGAttaggaggaggaggaggaaatgGTGCCGGCAGCAGTGCAGACAACGACGAGAGCAACAGCAGCAGGAACCGGACGGTGGTGCCGAAGAGGATAGATTCTGGGGTCTTTAGCAAATTGCCTCCTGAACTCTTCCCTCACATCCTCAAATTCCTTCCTTCTGAG GATCTTATGTCGTGCTCGATGGTCTGCAAATTCCTGAATTCTGCAGCATCTGATGAATCCCTATGGCGTCGCCT CTATTGTATTCGGTGGGGTCTATTATCCTCGGAAAATAAGATGCGACAATGTGCATGGAAGAAGCTATACATTCAG CGCGATGAAGAAGACATGATAGAACTTGTGAGGAACTGCCAGTCCGAGTTTAAGGAGTACTACATTCAAATGCAGGCGGCAAAGAGGAGCCAAGCGCCCCTTCCTTCGCAG GTAAATGATGACAGGATAATCCTAGACAAGACCGTGGCAGATCAGGTCTCTATGTGGAAAACCAGCAAAGGTTTCACTGATAAAGTGGTCTTAAATCATGCTTGTTCTGGTGAAACATGCTCTTACAACCGAATTGGAGACGTGTATGTATGTGAGAAGACTGGACATGTTCATG TATGTGATGAAACATGCAGAGAACTTGTTATGGATCCTGCCAATGAGCTGTTGGTCTGTACTATATCGGGTCACTGTTTTGACCGATTACTATCACCTGCTGAAATGGAACCAGATAAC GATCAGCAAACAGGTGGTGTGACAGACGAAGCTGAGCCCTTCATGGGATCTGGTCGTTTCG CACGAGCATATCTCTTGGGATACAACTGCACTGATGAAAAGGAGTTGGATGCCGTCCTGAGGTTTTGCTGA
- the LOC116204781 gene encoding upstream activation factor subunit UAF30, whose protein sequence is MASGILGRCSGGLMAAAKSASSAAGGKATGRSSGGLQKLVPVSPQLSKFLGVPEATRSAAVKKVWEHAKLHNLQNPTNKKEIRCDETLKTIFGGKESVGLTEIVKLLSAHFIKSN, encoded by the exons ATGGCGTCGGGGATTCTGGGGCGATGCAGCGGGGGGTTGATGGCCGCGGCCAAGTCAGCCTCATCCGCTGCCGGTGGGAAGGCTACTGGTCGCTCGAGTGGCGGCCTTCAGAAGTTGGTGCCCGTGTCCCCTCAGCTCAGCAAGTTCCTCGGGGTCCCCGAAGCCACCCGCTCTGCCGCCGTCAAGAAGGTCTGGGAACATGCCAAACTCCACAACCTccag AATCCaacaaacaaaaaggaaatCCGCTGTGATGAGACGTTGAAGACCATATTTGGTGGGAAAGAATCGGTTGGGCTGACCGAGATAGTTAAGCTGCTCTCTGCCCACTTCATCAAATCCAATTAA